Proteins co-encoded in one Hyla sarda isolate aHylSar1 chromosome 4, aHylSar1.hap1, whole genome shotgun sequence genomic window:
- the LOC130367769 gene encoding beta-1,3-galactosyltransferase 2-like isoform X2 — protein MAPSSRFYTPTGDIMIRLNTWKTFKLCLISVACLTMLSVFDGGDIILDTWTWFQQNLLYSFTSHIIILNSSSSAIHHRQALPYPHPYRFLINQPNKCLARSPFLVLLVVGDTHNVKSRDIIRTTWGNVSNYGDIDIVSLFLVGISPVMTSAIQNLLEEESTVYGDIVQQDFLDSYNNLTLKTLMGMEWITKFCPNASYVMKVDSDVFLNVDYLVHQLLHPEFPPQTNFLTGYIVFNSGPIRIKNSKWYISEEVYPGNIYPPYPSGPAYVFSADIAKKIYKVAQDLLVFGIEDAFIGICLYKLNILPTTAPKYVFHGQKIDYDPCRFSSLVMVHHYKDIELKNIWEDFWGKRTFKC, from the coding sequence ggGACATCATGATAAGGCTGAACACCTGGAAAACGTTTAAACTATGCCTTATAAGTGTTGCATGTCTGACAATGTTAAGTGTGTTTGATGGCGGTGATATCATCTTGGACACATGGACATGGTTCCAGCAGAACCTTCTCTATTCCTTTACAAGTCATATCATTATCCTGAACTCTTCATCCTCAGCCATACATCACCGCCAGGCATTGCCTTATCCACATCCATACAGGTTCCTAATAAACCAACCCAATAAATGTCTGGCGAGGAGCCCATTCCTAGTTCTCCTGGTGGTTGGAGATACTCACAACGTGAAATCTCGAGACATCATACGGACAACTTGGGGAAATGTAAGCAACTACGGAGACATTGACATAGTGAGCCTCTTCTTGGTTGGCATCTCTCCCGTCATGACTTCGGCCATACAGAATCTCCTTGAAGAAGAGAGTACTGTTTATGGGGACATAGTTCAGCAGGATTTCTTGGATTCTTATAATAATCTAACCCTAAAAACTCTAATGGGAATGGAGTGGATAACAAAATTCTGCCCTAATGCCTCCTATGTAATGAAGGTGGACAGTGATGTATTCCTCAATGTCGACTATCTTGTCCACCAACTTCTCCATCCAGAATTTCCACCTCAAACTAATTTTTTAACTGGATATATTGTATTCAATTCAGGACCCATACGGATCAAAAACAGTAAATGGTACATATCTGAGGAAGTGTATCCTGGGAACATATACCCACCATACCCATCGGGTCCAGCGTACGTGTTTTCAGCGGACATAGCTAAAAAAATCTATAAAGTGGCACAAGACCTCCTGGTGTTTGGCATCGAAGATGCTTTTattggcatttgtttgtacaaactgaatATTCTACCTACAACAGCACCAAAATATGTGTTTCATGGGCAGAAGATCGATTATGATCCCTGCAGGTTTTCTAGTCTTGTCATGGTTCACCATTATAAGGATATTGAATTGAAAAATATCTGGGAAGACTTTTGGGGGAAAAGAACTTTTAAATGTTAA
- the LOC130367769 gene encoding beta-1,3-galactosyltransferase 2-like isoform X3, whose amino-acid sequence MTALEGDIMIRLNTWKTFKLCLISVACLTMLSVFDGGDIILDTWTWFQQNLLYSFTSHIIILNSSSSAIHHRQALPYPHPYRFLINQPNKCLARSPFLVLLVVGDTHNVKSRDIIRTTWGNVSNYGDIDIVSLFLVGISPVMTSAIQNLLEEESTVYGDIVQQDFLDSYNNLTLKTLMGMEWITKFCPNASYVMKVDSDVFLNVDYLVHQLLHPEFPPQTNFLTGYIVFNSGPIRIKNSKWYISEEVYPGNIYPPYPSGPAYVFSADIAKKIYKVAQDLLVFGIEDAFIGICLYKLNILPTTAPKYVFHGQKIDYDPCRFSSLVMVHHYKDIELKNIWEDFWGKRTFKC is encoded by the exons ATGACTGCGCTGGAAG ggGACATCATGATAAGGCTGAACACCTGGAAAACGTTTAAACTATGCCTTATAAGTGTTGCATGTCTGACAATGTTAAGTGTGTTTGATGGCGGTGATATCATCTTGGACACATGGACATGGTTCCAGCAGAACCTTCTCTATTCCTTTACAAGTCATATCATTATCCTGAACTCTTCATCCTCAGCCATACATCACCGCCAGGCATTGCCTTATCCACATCCATACAGGTTCCTAATAAACCAACCCAATAAATGTCTGGCGAGGAGCCCATTCCTAGTTCTCCTGGTGGTTGGAGATACTCACAACGTGAAATCTCGAGACATCATACGGACAACTTGGGGAAATGTAAGCAACTACGGAGACATTGACATAGTGAGCCTCTTCTTGGTTGGCATCTCTCCCGTCATGACTTCGGCCATACAGAATCTCCTTGAAGAAGAGAGTACTGTTTATGGGGACATAGTTCAGCAGGATTTCTTGGATTCTTATAATAATCTAACCCTAAAAACTCTAATGGGAATGGAGTGGATAACAAAATTCTGCCCTAATGCCTCCTATGTAATGAAGGTGGACAGTGATGTATTCCTCAATGTCGACTATCTTGTCCACCAACTTCTCCATCCAGAATTTCCACCTCAAACTAATTTTTTAACTGGATATATTGTATTCAATTCAGGACCCATACGGATCAAAAACAGTAAATGGTACATATCTGAGGAAGTGTATCCTGGGAACATATACCCACCATACCCATCGGGTCCAGCGTACGTGTTTTCAGCGGACATAGCTAAAAAAATCTATAAAGTGGCACAAGACCTCCTGGTGTTTGGCATCGAAGATGCTTTTattggcatttgtttgtacaaactgaatATTCTACCTACAACAGCACCAAAATATGTGTTTCATGGGCAGAAGATCGATTATGATCCCTGCAGGTTTTCTAGTCTTGTCATGGTTCACCATTATAAGGATATTGAATTGAAAAATATCTGGGAAGACTTTTGGGGGAAAAGAACTTTTAAATGTTAA
- the LOC130367769 gene encoding beta-1,3-galactosyltransferase 2-like isoform X1, which yields MRMRGLEEKGPTAILWDIMIRLNTWKTFKLCLISVACLTMLSVFDGGDIILDTWTWFQQNLLYSFTSHIIILNSSSSAIHHRQALPYPHPYRFLINQPNKCLARSPFLVLLVVGDTHNVKSRDIIRTTWGNVSNYGDIDIVSLFLVGISPVMTSAIQNLLEEESTVYGDIVQQDFLDSYNNLTLKTLMGMEWITKFCPNASYVMKVDSDVFLNVDYLVHQLLHPEFPPQTNFLTGYIVFNSGPIRIKNSKWYISEEVYPGNIYPPYPSGPAYVFSADIAKKIYKVAQDLLVFGIEDAFIGICLYKLNILPTTAPKYVFHGQKIDYDPCRFSSLVMVHHYKDIELKNIWEDFWGKRTFKC from the exons ATGCGTATGAGGGGATTGGAAGAGAAAGGGCCGACAGCTATCTTGT ggGACATCATGATAAGGCTGAACACCTGGAAAACGTTTAAACTATGCCTTATAAGTGTTGCATGTCTGACAATGTTAAGTGTGTTTGATGGCGGTGATATCATCTTGGACACATGGACATGGTTCCAGCAGAACCTTCTCTATTCCTTTACAAGTCATATCATTATCCTGAACTCTTCATCCTCAGCCATACATCACCGCCAGGCATTGCCTTATCCACATCCATACAGGTTCCTAATAAACCAACCCAATAAATGTCTGGCGAGGAGCCCATTCCTAGTTCTCCTGGTGGTTGGAGATACTCACAACGTGAAATCTCGAGACATCATACGGACAACTTGGGGAAATGTAAGCAACTACGGAGACATTGACATAGTGAGCCTCTTCTTGGTTGGCATCTCTCCCGTCATGACTTCGGCCATACAGAATCTCCTTGAAGAAGAGAGTACTGTTTATGGGGACATAGTTCAGCAGGATTTCTTGGATTCTTATAATAATCTAACCCTAAAAACTCTAATGGGAATGGAGTGGATAACAAAATTCTGCCCTAATGCCTCCTATGTAATGAAGGTGGACAGTGATGTATTCCTCAATGTCGACTATCTTGTCCACCAACTTCTCCATCCAGAATTTCCACCTCAAACTAATTTTTTAACTGGATATATTGTATTCAATTCAGGACCCATACGGATCAAAAACAGTAAATGGTACATATCTGAGGAAGTGTATCCTGGGAACATATACCCACCATACCCATCGGGTCCAGCGTACGTGTTTTCAGCGGACATAGCTAAAAAAATCTATAAAGTGGCACAAGACCTCCTGGTGTTTGGCATCGAAGATGCTTTTattggcatttgtttgtacaaactgaatATTCTACCTACAACAGCACCAAAATATGTGTTTCATGGGCAGAAGATCGATTATGATCCCTGCAGGTTTTCTAGTCTTGTCATGGTTCACCATTATAAGGATATTGAATTGAAAAATATCTGGGAAGACTTTTGGGGGAAAAGAACTTTTAAATGTTAA
- the LOC130367769 gene encoding beta-1,3-galactosyltransferase 2-like isoform X4 produces the protein MIRLNTWKTFKLCLISVACLTMLSVFDGGDIILDTWTWFQQNLLYSFTSHIIILNSSSSAIHHRQALPYPHPYRFLINQPNKCLARSPFLVLLVVGDTHNVKSRDIIRTTWGNVSNYGDIDIVSLFLVGISPVMTSAIQNLLEEESTVYGDIVQQDFLDSYNNLTLKTLMGMEWITKFCPNASYVMKVDSDVFLNVDYLVHQLLHPEFPPQTNFLTGYIVFNSGPIRIKNSKWYISEEVYPGNIYPPYPSGPAYVFSADIAKKIYKVAQDLLVFGIEDAFIGICLYKLNILPTTAPKYVFHGQKIDYDPCRFSSLVMVHHYKDIELKNIWEDFWGKRTFKC, from the coding sequence ATGATAAGGCTGAACACCTGGAAAACGTTTAAACTATGCCTTATAAGTGTTGCATGTCTGACAATGTTAAGTGTGTTTGATGGCGGTGATATCATCTTGGACACATGGACATGGTTCCAGCAGAACCTTCTCTATTCCTTTACAAGTCATATCATTATCCTGAACTCTTCATCCTCAGCCATACATCACCGCCAGGCATTGCCTTATCCACATCCATACAGGTTCCTAATAAACCAACCCAATAAATGTCTGGCGAGGAGCCCATTCCTAGTTCTCCTGGTGGTTGGAGATACTCACAACGTGAAATCTCGAGACATCATACGGACAACTTGGGGAAATGTAAGCAACTACGGAGACATTGACATAGTGAGCCTCTTCTTGGTTGGCATCTCTCCCGTCATGACTTCGGCCATACAGAATCTCCTTGAAGAAGAGAGTACTGTTTATGGGGACATAGTTCAGCAGGATTTCTTGGATTCTTATAATAATCTAACCCTAAAAACTCTAATGGGAATGGAGTGGATAACAAAATTCTGCCCTAATGCCTCCTATGTAATGAAGGTGGACAGTGATGTATTCCTCAATGTCGACTATCTTGTCCACCAACTTCTCCATCCAGAATTTCCACCTCAAACTAATTTTTTAACTGGATATATTGTATTCAATTCAGGACCCATACGGATCAAAAACAGTAAATGGTACATATCTGAGGAAGTGTATCCTGGGAACATATACCCACCATACCCATCGGGTCCAGCGTACGTGTTTTCAGCGGACATAGCTAAAAAAATCTATAAAGTGGCACAAGACCTCCTGGTGTTTGGCATCGAAGATGCTTTTattggcatttgtttgtacaaactgaatATTCTACCTACAACAGCACCAAAATATGTGTTTCATGGGCAGAAGATCGATTATGATCCCTGCAGGTTTTCTAGTCTTGTCATGGTTCACCATTATAAGGATATTGAATTGAAAAATATCTGGGAAGACTTTTGGGGGAAAAGAACTTTTAAATGTTAA